A portion of the Caldilineales bacterium genome contains these proteins:
- a CDS encoding YjfA family protein: MYSHDGVARNRSWRWLALAAIAVAMLMAALPQIADAASGPRCRGVSCRGKNPQTMGCSRDAVTLDITPKPGTAGAGYNQYTELRYSRRCQAYWSRVRSRLPAGSIVFTRAAIKGHTQQTRVVNPGGTQAISRMWTGPAVACGVSVAKSDPSYMPVGCAGEAP; encoded by the coding sequence ATGTACTCGCACGATGGAGTTGCCAGAAATCGATCCTGGCGTTGGCTGGCGCTGGCCGCCATCGCGGTCGCGATGCTGATGGCCGCGCTGCCGCAGATTGCCGACGCCGCCAGCGGCCCACGGTGCCGGGGCGTCAGTTGTCGCGGCAAGAACCCGCAGACGATGGGCTGCAGCCGCGATGCCGTCACCCTCGACATCACACCCAAGCCGGGGACGGCCGGGGCGGGCTACAACCAATACACCGAACTGCGCTACTCACGGCGCTGCCAGGCCTATTGGTCGCGCGTCCGCAGCCGGCTGCCGGCAGGCAGCATCGTCTTCACCCGCGCCGCCATCAAGGGCCACACCCAACAGACGCGGGTGGTCAACCCTGGCGGCACGCAGGCCATCAGCCGCATGTGGACCGGCCCTGCTGTTGCCTGCGGCGTGTCGGTGGCGAAGAGCGACCCCAGCTATATGCCGGTGGGCTGCGCCGGCGAAGCGCCGTGA
- a CDS encoding alkaline phosphatase D family protein, with product MKRLIVPLLAFLVAVMVYGVTVVGANGGGEPATALSTVHLPLLLRAGPRPQFSEGVASGDATGAGATLWTRGGSEVTLALEVAASADFGQLVFTTPVTLTAAADFTAQVRANGLASGQRYFYRWRWGRLASPTGSFSTAPLPAQAAPVRFAFSGDTDGALVEGQPGINEFQALAAIRADQPDFFVYLGDTVYADSFLRPSGPAQTLADYRALYRLNRSYPALRDLLASVSTVAIWDDHEVINDFAGQTVDPGRYAIGRQAFGEYLPVNQSDLPADGACAGPPLFRLFHWGSEVDVIVLDLRSCRSADASPLCLDQNGIEDSAPTLPSAGRLQLGLSPIPPFGCREAIADSSRTLLGAAQKAAFKQALASSSATFKFVISEVPIQQYYLGPYDRWEGYGAERAEILNFIRDQGIAGVIFLSGDAHMNLMNDVYLDKFTDPAPIAYEAITGPVAALTLEEALTRFIGPGAVGQMHAALDLIGVDCRHLDAYSYGLVEVEGGQATITLKNDAGQTISDQRTPAVSCTRTFGP from the coding sequence ATGAAGCGCCTCATCGTTCCCCTCCTGGCCTTTCTCGTCGCCGTCATGGTCTATGGCGTCACTGTGGTTGGCGCCAACGGCGGCGGGGAGCCGGCAACGGCGTTGAGCACCGTGCATCTGCCGCTGCTGTTGCGGGCCGGCCCGCGGCCGCAGTTTAGCGAGGGGGTGGCCAGCGGGGATGCAACCGGCGCCGGGGCGACCCTGTGGACGCGCGGGGGCAGCGAAGTCACCCTCGCCCTGGAGGTGGCCGCCAGCGCCGACTTCGGCCAGCTGGTGTTCACCACCCCCGTCACCCTCACTGCCGCCGCCGATTTCACCGCCCAGGTGCGGGCAAACGGTCTCGCCTCTGGCCAGCGCTACTTCTATCGCTGGCGTTGGGGCCGCCTTGCCAGCCCCACCGGCAGCTTCAGCACCGCCCCCCTGCCCGCCCAAGCCGCCCCCGTCCGTTTCGCCTTCAGCGGCGACACCGACGGCGCCCTGGTGGAAGGGCAGCCAGGGATCAACGAGTTCCAGGCGCTGGCGGCCATCCGGGCCGATCAGCCCGACTTCTTCGTTTACCTGGGTGATACGGTCTACGCCGACTCTTTTCTGCGCCCCTCCGGCCCCGCCCAAACCCTGGCCGACTACCGCGCCCTCTACCGCCTGAACCGCAGCTACCCCGCCCTGCGCGATCTGTTGGCCTCTGTCTCGACCGTCGCCATCTGGGACGACCACGAAGTGATCAACGACTTCGCCGGTCAGACGGTCGATCCGGGGCGCTATGCCATTGGCCGCCAGGCCTTTGGCGAGTATCTGCCCGTGAACCAGAGCGACCTGCCGGCCGATGGCGCCTGCGCCGGCCCGCCCTTGTTCCGTCTTTTCCATTGGGGGAGCGAGGTCGATGTCATCGTCCTCGACCTGCGTTCGTGCCGCAGCGCCGATGCCAGCCCGCTTTGCCTCGACCAGAACGGCATCGAAGACTCGGCGCCTACCCTGCCTTCGGCCGGCCGGCTCCAACTCGGCCTGTCGCCTATCCCGCCCTTTGGTTGCCGCGAGGCCATCGCCGACTCCAGCCGCACCCTGCTGGGCGCGGCCCAGAAGGCGGCTTTCAAGCAGGCGCTGGCGAGTTCGAGCGCGACCTTTAAGTTCGTCATCAGCGAGGTGCCGATCCAGCAGTACTACCTGGGGCCTTACGACCGCTGGGAGGGCTACGGGGCCGAGCGGGCCGAGATCCTGAACTTCATCCGCGACCAGGGGATCGCGGGCGTCATCTTCCTCAGCGGCGACGCCCACATGAACCTGATGAACGATGTCTATCTCGACAAGTTCACCGATCCGGCCCCCATCGCTTACGAAGCCATCACCGGCCCCGTCGCCGCCCTGACGCTGGAAGAGGCGCTGACGCGTTTCATTGGACCGGGGGCGGTGGGGCAAATGCATGCCGCTCTCGATCTGATCGGGGTCGATTGCCGGCATCTCGACGCCTATTCCTACGGGCTGGTGGAGGTGGAGGGCGGCCAGGCCACGATCACGCTCAAGAACGACGCCGGCCAGACGATCAGCGATCAGCGCACCCCGGCCGTCTCCTGCACCCGCACCTTCGGCCCCTGA
- a CDS encoding pyridoxal-phosphate dependent enzyme, with protein MPHPTFKLRCRFCNQPVDWPPPSARCARPSCRGPLQPRANIVFDPSLIEPSEQGMWRYRHLLPPLPDNPVTLGEGFTPLLPLPEARFQIQVKNESLNPTGSYKDRGAALLINSVDGDQVVIDDSSGNAGAALAAYAARAGRRARIYAPARAPKAKRDQILRYGAELVPVPGTRTDVTLAAEAAAEADDVFYASHVWHPGYAIAMQTVAWEIWEQMGGRAPDWVILPVGNGALLRGVRWGFRALQKGKRIRTLPRLVAVQAANCAPLCALSRGAYDPATFKARRTIADGVSIAHPPLLEAMWAAVEKTRGLVVAVPEAAIRPACSELARRGFFVEPTAALPYAALSQLQEAISPEDAVVLILTGHGFKSVR; from the coding sequence ATGCCGCACCCCACCTTCAAGCTCCGCTGCCGTTTCTGCAACCAACCGGTCGATTGGCCGCCGCCAAGCGCCCGTTGTGCGCGCCCTTCTTGCCGCGGCCCCTTGCAGCCGCGCGCCAACATCGTCTTCGACCCCAGCCTGATCGAGCCGTCGGAGCAAGGGATGTGGCGCTACCGGCACCTGCTCCCGCCGCTGCCCGATAACCCGGTCACACTCGGAGAGGGCTTCACCCCCCTGCTTCCCCTCCCCGAGGCGCGGTTCCAGATCCAGGTCAAGAACGAAAGCCTGAACCCCACCGGCAGCTACAAAGACCGCGGCGCCGCCCTGTTGATCAACAGCGTCGACGGCGATCAGGTCGTCATCGACGATTCCTCCGGCAATGCCGGCGCCGCCCTGGCGGCCTACGCTGCCCGCGCCGGCCGCCGCGCCCGTATCTACGCGCCGGCGCGAGCGCCCAAAGCAAAACGCGACCAGATCCTGCGCTACGGGGCCGAGTTGGTGCCCGTCCCCGGCACGCGCACCGATGTCACCCTGGCCGCCGAAGCCGCCGCCGAAGCCGACGATGTCTTCTACGCCAGCCATGTCTGGCACCCCGGCTACGCCATCGCCATGCAAACCGTCGCCTGGGAGATTTGGGAACAGATGGGCGGGCGAGCGCCCGATTGGGTCATCCTGCCCGTAGGCAATGGCGCCCTCTTGCGCGGGGTGCGTTGGGGTTTTCGCGCCTTACAGAAGGGCAAACGCATCCGCACCCTGCCGCGGCTGGTGGCCGTCCAGGCGGCCAACTGCGCCCCGCTTTGCGCCCTCAGCCGCGGGGCCTACGACCCGGCCACGTTCAAGGCCCGGCGCACCATCGCCGATGGCGTCAGCATCGCCCACCCCCCCTTGTTGGAGGCCATGTGGGCAGCCGTGGAAAAGACCAGGGGCCTGGTCGTCGCCGTGCCCGAAGCGGCCATCCGTCCGGCGTGCAGTGAGCTTGCCCGCCGCGGCTTCTTCGTCGAACCGACGGCCGCCCTGCCCTACGCCGCCCTCAGCCAATTGCAGGAAGCGATCTCGCCCGAAGATGCCGTCGTCCTCATCCTCACCGGTCATGGCTTCAAGTCCGTCCGCTAG
- the rnc gene encoding ribonuclease III has translation MASSPSARNAFQLVLDFEQRLAVSFNDKTLLLRALTHRSYLNESALNFADNERLEFLGDAVLDLLVAELLYQRFPELHEGFLTAMRSSLVRREALAQFARQLELGQHLLMGHGEEESGGRERDAILCAAFEAIIGAIYLDQDLAVADRFLRPLIEPELQALRNGQMQKDAKSLLQEWSQATLNETPAYVTVETSGPDHAREFTVAVRIGGATYGLGRGASKQRAAQEAAGVALSALQAPKPAPEPEAPPPPEPTLP, from the coding sequence ATGGCTTCAAGTCCGTCCGCTAGAAACGCCTTCCAGCTCGTGCTCGACTTCGAACAACGGCTGGCGGTCTCGTTCAACGACAAGACCCTGTTGCTGCGCGCCCTCACCCATCGCTCCTACCTCAACGAATCCGCCCTCAACTTCGCCGACAACGAACGCCTGGAATTCCTGGGCGACGCCGTGCTCGATCTGCTGGTGGCCGAACTGCTCTATCAACGTTTCCCCGAGCTGCACGAAGGCTTTCTGACGGCCATGCGCTCCAGCCTGGTGCGCCGCGAGGCCCTGGCGCAATTCGCTCGCCAACTCGAGCTGGGCCAACACCTGCTGATGGGCCACGGGGAAGAGGAAAGCGGCGGGCGCGAGCGCGACGCCATCCTCTGCGCCGCCTTCGAGGCCATCATCGGCGCCATCTACCTCGACCAGGATCTGGCTGTCGCCGACCGCTTTCTCCGCCCCTTGATCGAACCCGAGCTACAAGCCCTGCGCAACGGCCAGATGCAAAAAGACGCCAAGAGCCTGTTGCAGGAATGGTCGCAGGCGACGCTCAACGAGACGCCCGCCTATGTCACGGTCGAGACCAGCGGCCCCGACCATGCCCGCGAGTTCACCGTGGCCGTGCGCATCGGCGGCGCCACCTATGGGCTGGGCCGCGGCGCCAGCAAGCAACGCGCCGCCCAAGAGGCCGCCGGCGTCGCCCTGTCGGCCCTGCAAGCCCCGAAGCCGGCCCCTGAGCCGGAAGCCCCACCTCCTCCTGAACCCACCCTGCCATGA
- a CDS encoding cellulase family glycosylhydrolase produces the protein MRRENTHSRRQASSFLFGMLTGGLMLVLAASVLFLGGCQGGAPAATPTPTKTPTPPAASAAASPTPLPDSGLATQPPASPTPAEPTATTAPAEATAPADATPTAEPPTPTAAPPTATPVPQRPPVSPGMRSPDYGAQAFLWWRPEVADRDLGLMKDAGFNWVKQWFAWQDIEGAGRGQFDWSRTDRIVQQAEQHGLKLLVRASPAADKPFWAGNPPENAELFAEFVGALAQRYRGRIQAYQIWNEPNLAREWGNKTVDPAGYARLLQRAYRAVKAADPNAIVITAGMAPTTADQADAMYDEKFYRQMYEAMGGNSDGYFDMLGVHGAGYAVAPETDPATIAGNPKFYNNDPSPAERLRVYSFRHIEDIRRIMEQFGDADKKVVVLEFGWTSDPRSDSPYYWHGAGAGIDPNVQGDYLVRAYQYAAANWPWVGLMSLIYMPDAEWTAATEQYHWSIMDPSPPGQTFWRPAYIKLCIYFNGLGGQRCKYDPNP, from the coding sequence ATGCGTAGAGAAAACACTCACAGCCGGCGCCAGGCATCATCTTTTCTTTTTGGGATGCTGACGGGTGGGTTGATGCTGGTGCTGGCGGCGTCGGTGCTGTTCTTGGGTGGCTGCCAGGGCGGAGCGCCCGCGGCCACGCCCACGCCGACGAAAACACCCACCCCGCCCGCGGCATCTGCGGCGGCCTCGCCCACGCCACTGCCCGACAGCGGCCTGGCCACCCAGCCGCCCGCCAGCCCCACCCCGGCTGAGCCGACGGCGACCACCGCCCCGGCTGAAGCGACGGCGCCGGCCGATGCCACCCCCACCGCCGAGCCGCCCACGCCGACTGCGGCGCCCCCCACCGCCACCCCTGTCCCGCAGCGGCCCCCGGTCTCGCCGGGCATGCGGTCGCCCGATTACGGTGCCCAGGCCTTTTTGTGGTGGCGGCCCGAGGTGGCCGACCGCGACCTGGGCCTGATGAAGGACGCCGGCTTCAACTGGGTCAAACAGTGGTTTGCCTGGCAGGATATCGAGGGCGCCGGCCGGGGCCAGTTCGATTGGTCGCGCACCGACCGCATCGTCCAACAGGCGGAGCAGCACGGGCTGAAGCTGCTGGTGCGGGCCTCGCCCGCAGCCGACAAGCCGTTCTGGGCCGGCAACCCGCCCGAAAACGCCGAGCTCTTTGCCGAATTCGTCGGCGCCCTGGCCCAGCGTTACCGCGGGCGCATCCAGGCTTATCAGATCTGGAACGAACCGAATCTGGCGCGCGAGTGGGGCAACAAGACGGTCGACCCGGCTGGCTATGCGCGGCTGCTACAGCGGGCCTATCGGGCCGTCAAGGCCGCTGACCCCAACGCCATCGTGATCACGGCCGGCATGGCTCCTACCACCGCCGACCAGGCCGACGCCATGTACGACGAGAAGTTCTACCGCCAGATGTACGAGGCGATGGGCGGCAACAGCGACGGCTATTTCGATATGTTGGGGGTGCATGGCGCCGGTTACGCCGTCGCACCCGAAACCGACCCGGCCACCATCGCCGGCAACCCCAAGTTCTACAACAACGACCCCAGCCCGGCCGAGCGGCTGCGCGTCTATTCGTTCCGCCATATCGAAGACATCCGCCGCATCATGGAGCAGTTCGGCGACGCCGACAAAAAGGTTGTCGTGCTGGAGTTCGGCTGGACGTCGGACCCGCGCAGCGACAGCCCCTACTACTGGCACGGGGCCGGGGCCGGCATCGACCCCAACGTGCAGGGCGACTATCTGGTGCGCGCCTACCAGTATGCGGCCGCCAACTGGCCGTGGGTGGGCTTGATGTCGTTGATCTACATGCCCGACGCCGAGTGGACGGCTGCCACCGAGCAGTATCACTGGTCGATCATGGACCCCAGCCCCCCCGGCCAGACCTTCTGGCGCCCGGCCTATATCAAGCTCTGTATCTACTTCAACGGCTTGGGCGGGCAGCGATGCAAATACGACCCGAATCCGTGA